The following proteins come from a genomic window of Pseudomonas hygromyciniae:
- a CDS encoding RNA polymerase sigma factor, protein MDHLDRLFRLYHRELQQIAYRRLGDREMAADLMQDTFVRYVGLDRKQRTHTITNPRFFLIRVMRNLIIDLGRSRTRRGPVDSLEDVQHELLDPCPGPAALVEMRQQLQLLQQALGELSENSRQALLLNRLDGLGHAAIATQLGVSPSMVSKYIMSAVLHCARRLGMTE, encoded by the coding sequence TTGGATCATCTGGATCGGTTGTTTCGCCTCTACCATCGCGAACTGCAGCAGATTGCCTACCGGCGCCTCGGTGACCGGGAAATGGCGGCCGACCTCATGCAGGACACGTTCGTGCGCTACGTCGGTCTCGACCGGAAGCAGCGTACCCATACCATCACCAATCCGCGATTTTTCCTGATTCGCGTTATGCGCAACCTGATCATCGACCTGGGCCGTAGCCGTACGCGGCGTGGGCCTGTGGATTCGCTGGAAGATGTGCAGCACGAGCTTCTCGACCCGTGCCCGGGCCCCGCCGCACTGGTGGAAATGCGCCAGCAACTGCAACTGTTGCAACAGGCGCTGGGAGAATTGTCCGAAAACAGCCGCCAAGCCTTGCTGCTCAACCGCCTCGACGGCTTGGGTCATGCGGCGATTGCCACGCAACTCGGGGTGTCTCCCAGCATGGTCAGCAAATACATCATGAGCGCGGTGCTGCATTGCGCCCGGCGTCTTGGGATGACCGAGTGA
- a CDS encoding STN domain-containing protein produces the protein MQHLIRHTALSLALATASAVAMSLPAQAAQQQKTDTRAYDIEAGQLDQVLTRFAEQSGLRLMVVSEWVEGQQSDGLKGNYPVQQGLDRLLLRSGLSARVSDDVILIEKNAGAGRGGGVGGYHHSGAGDGGR, from the coding sequence ATGCAGCATCTGATCAGGCACACCGCATTGAGCCTGGCACTAGCCACGGCCAGTGCCGTGGCAATGAGCCTGCCGGCACAGGCGGCGCAGCAACAGAAGACCGACACCCGGGCCTACGACATCGAGGCCGGCCAACTGGACCAGGTCCTGACGCGCTTTGCCGAGCAGTCCGGGTTGCGATTGATGGTCGTCAGCGAGTGGGTGGAGGGTCAGCAGTCGGACGGGCTCAAGGGAAATTACCCGGTGCAGCAGGGGCTTGATCGGTTGCTACTGCGCAGCGGCTTGAGCGCTCGGGTCAGTGATGATGTGATCCTGATTGAAAAAAACGCCGGCGCAGGGAGGGGCGGTGGAGTTGGGGGCTACCACCATTCAGGGGCAGGGGATGGGGGGAGATGA
- a CDS encoding non-ribosomal peptide synthetase, with product MSTLNDAGLALLAEQQQRVLDAQDGASWGDIAHLLTIQISGALDVPRLQAALSGLRQRHTVLAARLANAPGYRGLRQFFAGGAANEALTVDEASDTAQVLALWCQRPVSLASGMFFEGLLQRIDTQQWQLTLGLAGFVGDQASLGILYQDLCAAYEQGSCSVDEELGQFSQYLEWHAEVVLDEDAHTAKAYWQAYLPGAGALAPDLPGRYANTVQGNAAGQSLSSDLDPGVLARLGSLATQHDIQVTTLLQAAWWVLLARISGREGFVAGLRHDARQDYEFFAPTVGLLERTLALNLNLAPTASFSSVLAQLAGVLDSHGTWQEYAPLDAGLPLTHGFGVRQQPAPRTLGTSTWRCAYRADSRPLFELALTVRVEEGGAVTGLSLDYAAAVYSQAAMQTLLAQYQVLLASLLEQPEAAIATLSLLGEAERQRLLALNPAPQVLEERVLLPEHIRNWAEITPDAVALVAGDQALTYAELEGGVRQLASRLREHGVTAGSIVALALPRGVAQVQTILAAWRTGAAYLPLDPSWPAARQAQLVEQAGAQLLVTQGTAPAAFGCAVLDLDQPLQQPLPEGPSANLQGHDAAYVLFTSGTTGVPKGVVVEHRQLLNYVAGVSSELDLAACRHFAQGSTVAADLGNTSLFGALYNGATLHIAEEATMQDPEAFAAFIQTQGIDCLKIVPSHLAALLEAPQPQVPATLILGGEAIGQGLVERIFKLRPDCRLFNHYGPTETTVGVAVHAISPHDLQQLGIPLTQVLPNNQLFILNEGQQLVASGELGELYIGGQQLCRGYLNDPAQTDAAFISSPFAPGERLYRSGDLARYLPQGGIALCGRRDHQVKVRGFRVELAEIEQCLLRAPGVSEAVVVLAQDEPVAFVLPSQDAPAEWLQTLKQHMTEHLPAVMVPRQYHVVQHMPRLGNGKVDRQALQRLELIEEDDSFVEPQDALEALLASRMAQLLGRERLSRDRDFFAAGGHSLLVIKLVAGIRKLLHCEVHPGIVFDHPSPGALAQALRAQEDSPGQLEKLAQARLRLDALSPEEKAALLDRARQQAAVQS from the coding sequence ATGAGTACGCTTAACGATGCAGGCCTGGCGCTGCTCGCCGAACAGCAACAGCGGGTGCTGGACGCCCAGGACGGCGCGAGCTGGGGCGATATCGCGCACCTGCTGACGATCCAGATCAGCGGCGCACTCGACGTGCCACGCCTGCAAGCGGCTTTAAGCGGTTTGCGTCAACGGCACACTGTGCTAGCCGCTCGTTTGGCGAACGCCCCTGGTTACCGTGGACTGCGGCAGTTCTTTGCTGGTGGAGCGGCGAATGAGGCATTGACGGTGGATGAGGCCAGCGACACGGCGCAGGTCTTGGCGCTGTGGTGCCAGCGCCCGGTGAGCCTGGCGTCCGGGATGTTTTTCGAGGGCCTGTTGCAGCGTATCGACACCCAGCAGTGGCAACTGACCCTGGGCCTGGCGGGTTTTGTCGGCGATCAGGCGAGCCTGGGGATTCTCTATCAAGACCTGTGTGCGGCCTATGAGCAGGGCAGTTGCAGTGTGGACGAGGAACTGGGGCAGTTTTCCCAGTACCTGGAATGGCACGCAGAAGTGGTGCTGGACGAAGACGCGCACACTGCCAAAGCCTATTGGCAAGCCTACCTGCCGGGAGCGGGCGCACTGGCACCAGACTTGCCGGGCCGCTACGCCAATACCGTGCAGGGCAACGCTGCTGGGCAGTCCTTGAGCAGCGACCTCGACCCGGGTGTGTTGGCGCGCCTGGGCTCGCTCGCCACCCAGCACGACATCCAAGTGACCACGCTCTTGCAAGCCGCGTGGTGGGTGCTGCTGGCGCGGATCAGCGGCCGCGAAGGGTTTGTCGCTGGCCTGCGGCATGACGCACGTCAGGACTATGAGTTCTTTGCGCCGACCGTGGGCCTGCTGGAAAGAACCCTGGCGCTGAACCTCAACCTGGCGCCGACGGCCTCGTTCAGCAGCGTATTGGCGCAGTTGGCGGGCGTGCTGGACAGCCATGGCACCTGGCAGGAATATGCGCCGCTCGACGCTGGCCTGCCGCTGACCCATGGCTTTGGCGTGCGCCAGCAACCGGCCCCGCGTACGCTGGGCACCAGCACCTGGCGCTGCGCCTACCGTGCGGATAGTCGGCCGCTGTTCGAACTGGCGTTGACCGTCCGTGTGGAGGAGGGCGGTGCCGTCACTGGCCTGTCGTTGGACTATGCTGCGGCCGTGTACAGCCAGGCTGCGATGCAGACGCTGCTGGCGCAGTATCAAGTGCTGCTGGCCAGTTTGCTTGAGCAGCCGGAGGCAGCTATCGCCACCCTGAGTCTTTTGGGTGAGGCGGAACGCCAACGCCTATTGGCCTTAAACCCAGCGCCGCAAGTGCTGGAAGAGCGGGTGCTGTTGCCCGAGCATATTCGCAACTGGGCCGAAATCACCCCGGATGCAGTGGCGCTGGTCGCGGGCGATCAAGCATTGACCTATGCCGAGCTGGAGGGCGGCGTGCGTCAACTGGCCAGTCGTCTGCGCGAGCATGGCGTGACCGCGGGGAGCATCGTCGCCCTGGCCTTGCCGCGTGGTGTGGCGCAGGTGCAGACCATTCTCGCCGCCTGGCGCACAGGTGCCGCCTACCTGCCCCTGGACCCGAGCTGGCCGGCGGCGCGCCAGGCGCAACTGGTGGAACAGGCTGGTGCGCAACTGCTCGTCACCCAGGGCACGGCGCCGGCTGCTTTTGGCTGCGCGGTGCTGGACCTCGATCAACCGCTGCAGCAGCCATTGCCGGAAGGGCCCAGCGCCAACCTGCAAGGCCACGACGCGGCTTACGTGCTGTTTACTTCCGGCACCACCGGGGTGCCCAAGGGCGTGGTGGTGGAGCATCGGCAATTGCTCAACTATGTCGCGGGTGTCAGCAGTGAACTGGACCTGGCCGCCTGCCGGCACTTCGCCCAGGGCTCCACGGTCGCCGCAGACCTGGGCAATACCAGCCTGTTCGGCGCGCTGTACAACGGCGCCACCTTGCATATCGCTGAGGAAGCCACGATGCAGGATCCCGAGGCCTTTGCAGCGTTCATCCAGACCCAGGGCATCGACTGCCTGAAGATCGTGCCGTCCCATCTCGCCGCCTTGCTCGAGGCGCCGCAGCCGCAAGTACCGGCCACTCTGATCCTCGGCGGTGAAGCGATCGGCCAGGGGTTGGTGGAACGCATTTTCAAGCTGCGTCCCGATTGCCGCCTGTTCAACCACTACGGCCCCACCGAAACCACCGTCGGCGTCGCAGTGCATGCCATCAGCCCGCACGACTTGCAGCAACTGGGCATTCCTCTGACTCAGGTCCTGCCCAACAATCAGTTGTTCATCCTCAACGAGGGCCAGCAACTGGTGGCCAGCGGTGAACTGGGTGAGCTGTACATCGGCGGGCAGCAATTGTGCCGTGGCTATCTCAACGACCCGGCGCAGACCGACGCAGCGTTTATCAGCAGCCCGTTTGCCCCAGGCGAGCGCCTCTACCGCAGCGGCGACCTGGCCCGCTACCTGCCCCAAGGCGGTATTGCGCTGTGTGGCCGGCGCGACCACCAGGTGAAAGTGCGCGGGTTCCGTGTCGAACTGGCAGAGATCGAACAATGCCTGCTGCGCGCCCCTGGGGTGAGCGAAGCCGTGGTGGTGCTGGCGCAGGATGAGCCGGTAGCCTTTGTACTGCCAAGCCAGGACGCGCCTGCCGAGTGGCTGCAAACCCTCAAGCAGCACATGACCGAGCACTTGCCGGCGGTGATGGTTCCGCGTCAGTACCACGTGGTGCAGCACATGCCGCGCCTGGGCAATGGCAAAGTCGACCGCCAGGCCTTGCAGCGCCTGGAACTGATCGAAGAAGACGACAGCTTCGTCGAACCACAGGATGCCCTCGAGGCCCTGCTGGCCAGCCGCATGGCCCAGTTGCTGGGGCGCGAACGCCTGAGCCGCGATCGCGACTTCTTTGCCGCTGGCGGCCATTCGCTGCTGGTGATCAAGTTGGTGGCGGGGATTCGCAAACTGCTGCACTGCGAAGTCCACCCAGGCATCGTGTTCGACCACCCAAGCCCCGGGGCACTGGCCCAGGCCCTGCGTGCCCAGGAAGACAGTCCCGGCCAACTGGAGAAACTGGCCCAGGCACGTTTGCGCCTGGATGCATTGAGTCCAGAGGAGAAGGCCGCATTGCTGGACAGGGCGCGCCAACAGGCGGCGGTGCAGAGCTAA
- a CDS encoding condensation domain-containing protein, producing MLNKTAELVARIKDLSAPKRAQLFSKLEQQGVNVARFPIVPASETGPQQLSYAQQRQWFLWQFDPQGSAYNISAALRLKGELDVEALQSSLSQVLARHEGLRAGFVQQDEQVRCIIRPIEALELAVEAAAGDSESAIKAFVQAQSSQPFDLQHDLLLRAAVLRLADDEHVLVLTLHHIITDGWSMQIMIDELLALYIAQVTGTSCELPAPVIQYADYAAWQRQWLEAGEGRRQLDYWRGKLGSEHVLLELPVDRPRLAPPDQRGATLPLALGRALSDGLKGLAQQQGVSPFMLLLASFQVLLHRYSGQSDIRVGVPTANRNRAETERVIGFFVNTQVMQATLDSQQPFADFVQTVKAAAHEAQTWQDLPFEQLVEALQPERNSLHTPLFQVMFNHQMEAGRFADGQPLGGLLCTPVDSENLSAPFDLTLNTFDGPDGLSAALTYATDIFDASTVERMARHWQALLQGMVDDPRQRIGQLPMLSAAEQHLALQTWNASAADYPP from the coding sequence ATGCTTAACAAAACCGCGGAACTGGTGGCGCGCATCAAGGACTTGAGCGCACCCAAGCGCGCGCAACTGTTCAGCAAGCTGGAACAACAGGGCGTCAATGTCGCGCGTTTTCCGATTGTGCCAGCGAGCGAAACCGGGCCTCAGCAACTGTCGTATGCCCAACAGCGGCAATGGTTTCTCTGGCAGTTCGACCCCCAGGGCAGTGCCTATAACATCAGTGCGGCACTGCGCTTGAAGGGTGAGCTGGATGTGGAGGCGCTGCAATCGAGCCTGTCGCAGGTGCTGGCGCGCCATGAAGGGTTGCGCGCCGGGTTTGTGCAACAAGATGAGCAGGTGCGTTGCATTATCCGGCCCATCGAAGCGCTGGAACTCGCGGTAGAGGCGGCGGCGGGCGACTCCGAGTCTGCCATCAAGGCCTTTGTCCAGGCGCAGAGCAGCCAGCCGTTCGATCTGCAACACGATCTGCTGCTGCGTGCCGCAGTGTTGCGCCTGGCGGACGATGAGCATGTGCTGGTGCTGACGTTGCACCACATCATCACCGATGGCTGGTCGATGCAGATCATGATCGATGAGCTGCTGGCGCTGTACATCGCCCAGGTCACGGGCACGTCTTGTGAGTTGCCGGCGCCGGTCATTCAATACGCCGACTATGCCGCCTGGCAACGACAGTGGCTGGAGGCTGGGGAAGGGCGTCGGCAGCTGGATTATTGGCGCGGCAAACTGGGCAGCGAGCACGTTTTGCTTGAGCTACCGGTGGATCGCCCACGCCTGGCGCCGCCGGACCAGCGCGGTGCGACCCTGCCGCTGGCGTTGGGCCGCGCCTTGAGCGACGGCCTCAAAGGCTTGGCGCAGCAGCAAGGGGTGAGTCCGTTCATGCTGTTGCTGGCGTCGTTCCAGGTACTGTTGCATCGCTACAGCGGCCAGTCGGATATCCGGGTCGGCGTACCCACCGCCAACCGCAACCGGGCCGAGACGGAGCGGGTCATCGGCTTTTTCGTCAACACCCAGGTGATGCAGGCCACGCTCGACAGCCAGCAGCCGTTTGCGGACTTTGTGCAAACCGTCAAGGCGGCCGCCCACGAGGCCCAGACCTGGCAGGACTTGCCGTTCGAGCAATTGGTGGAGGCGCTGCAACCCGAGCGTAATAGTCTGCACACGCCGTTGTTCCAGGTCATGTTCAACCACCAGATGGAAGCGGGGCGGTTTGCCGATGGCCAGCCCTTGGGGGGGCTGCTGTGTACCCCCGTCGACTCGGAAAACCTCAGTGCGCCGTTCGACCTGACCCTCAACACCTTCGACGGCCCCGACGGCCTGTCGGCGGCGCTGACCTATGCCACCGATATCTTTGACGCCTCGACCGTCGAGCGCATGGCGCGGCACTGGCAGGCCTTGTTGCAGGGCATGGTCGATGATCCCCGGCAGCGCATCGGCCAATTGCCGATGCTCAGCGCCGCCGAACAACACCTGGCGCTGCAAACCTGGAACGCCAGCGCCGCCGACTACCCCCCGTGA
- a CDS encoding FecR family protein, with product MTLNKPSPLLTEQALQWLVDLHSGTAEAPTWEAYLQWCETSPEHQRAADAAERLWESLGSALERPPESSRRLLQLGLVVALGLAGGLSWQAEQHGWMADQVTGLGEHRRVTLADGSHLELAPHTRVDIDMQGDRRVLHLYTGELFVQVAPDTQRPFEVRAGRGSLRALGTGFDVRREGEQVRMVVTEHTVRVTLDDDPQTTDVAAGQAVQYGPDGLSRSQPVDVSTATAWRRDKLVFNRQPLGEVLEQLGRYHRGVIWVRDNSLRDLPVTGIIATDDTDAQLKLLQRTLPLRVRLLPWLTVIERDDSPRQ from the coding sequence GTGACGCTGAATAAACCTTCGCCACTGTTGACCGAGCAAGCATTGCAATGGCTGGTCGACCTGCATTCGGGCACCGCCGAGGCACCCACGTGGGAGGCCTACCTGCAGTGGTGCGAAACTTCGCCCGAACACCAGCGCGCTGCCGATGCGGCGGAACGGTTGTGGGAGAGCCTGGGCAGCGCGCTGGAGCGTCCACCCGAATCGTCACGCCGCTTGCTGCAACTGGGGCTGGTCGTCGCGTTGGGCCTGGCCGGCGGTTTGTCCTGGCAGGCCGAACAACACGGCTGGATGGCGGACCAAGTGACCGGCCTGGGCGAGCACCGCCGCGTCACGCTGGCCGATGGCTCACACCTGGAGCTGGCGCCGCACACCCGCGTGGACATCGACATGCAAGGTGATCGCCGGGTGCTACATCTCTATACCGGCGAGCTTTTCGTCCAGGTTGCCCCCGATACCCAGCGCCCATTCGAAGTCCGCGCCGGCCGTGGCAGCTTGCGCGCGCTGGGCACCGGCTTCGACGTGCGGCGCGAGGGCGAACAAGTACGCATGGTCGTCACCGAACACACGGTACGCGTGACATTGGACGACGACCCGCAGACCACCGACGTCGCAGCCGGGCAGGCCGTGCAATACGGCCCGGACGGCCTCTCACGCAGCCAACCGGTCGACGTCAGCACCGCCACCGCCTGGCGCCGCGACAAACTGGTCTTCAACCGCCAACCCCTGGGCGAGGTGCTGGAGCAACTCGGTCGCTACCATCGCGGCGTGATCTGGGTCCGCGACAACAGCCTGCGCGACCTGCCCGTGACCGGCATCATCGCCACCGACGACACCGACGCCCAACTGAAACTGCTGCAACGCACGCTGCCACTACGCGTGCGCCTGCTGCCATGGCTGACCGTAATCGAACGCGACGACTCACCGCGCCAGTAA
- a CDS encoding non-ribosomal peptide synthetase, translating into MIPGSASANCRCSAPPNNTWRCKPGTPAPPTTPRDSAIHQLIEAQAARTPDALALVFDGQSLTFAQLNQQANRLAHRLIESGVGPDVLVGIAVQRSVDLVVGLLAILKAGGAYIPLDPAYPEDRLAYMMQDSGLALLLTQAPLLARLPIPAGVTSLALDQPGAWLDGYSVENPLPRSTAEHLAYVIYTSGSTGKPKGVMVRHGALTNFVCSMARQPGLDAHDRLLSLTTFSFDIFGLEIYGPLLVGATLMLTGQDINLDPQALLTLVKQQRISVLQATPSTWRMLLDHPQADALKGCKLLCGGEALPLELATRLLAHSPQVWNLYGPTETTIWSAQYPLAPTQPQPWLGGPIANTRLSILDDNLAPVAVGVTGELLIGGDGLARGYFQRPALTAERFLPDPFGAPGARLYRSGDLARYRADGVIEYIGRVDHQVKIRGLRIELGEIEARLLEQPQVREAAVVVRDVAGHPQLVAYVVAMQTVSDEQALRDACKRQLKGDLPEYMVPSHWMFLDSLPLTPNGKLDRKVLPAPDASALQQHYIAPRNALEQQIAEVWQQVLGLEQVGVSDNFFELGGHSLLATQVIARLKPILASSPGLRDLFNAPVLEDFAALLASRSAAPAAQIALHAHGPRSTAPLSLAQRRLWVAEQFSAGNGAYGMPLALRLRGEVSVPLLIESLKCVVQRHEVLRTAYVADDDGDPLALIAPDVNVDFALVDLSHMARIEQEAQVAQATLDNTRRPINLAQAPLFRGQILRLGAYEHVLLYSMHHIISDGWSMAVLVGELVQHYAALKQGRGIDLPPLPVQYSDYAQWQLELEQSGVLQQQAGYWKDALAGHPGQLLLPTDFARPPMPSFEGSSESFSVPPALGEALKSLCARQGVTPYTTLLAAFQVLLHRLSASDDLLVGADVAGRQHAELEGLIGFFVNILPLRSRFDAKARFSDFLAAARETTLTAFEHQDLPLDMIAEASNVPRHKGFNPLVQVLFVMNNLPVHSAGLADIAVEMVPSLGGYSKFDMALFIDEEDGQWQGTWQYANDLFKQERITELVSAWMGILQQIVMDPDIRLGDIIMPSNTAVAPAAPASPKADKLGKFLKKPSSPVARAPLPVMRESLLNADQVFPLLMEPNDSGLDLVTWVQANRALVEEKLARHAGILFRGFAMRDIHDFEAFAEAVQPGLYGQYGDLPKKEGGKNTYRSTPYPEKKMILFHNESSHQDRWPRKQLFFCEQPSPVGGATPVVDCRLMYQRLPQALRDTFESKGLLYVRTFADKLDVSWQHFFKTEDRAQVEQRCALAGIQWTWLDNDELQIRTPCPAIITHPTTGEKTFFNQVQLHHIYCLDPDVRDDLLGLFGAERMPRHVYYGDGSPIEDAVMQQLGELYEACAVRFDWRKGDVILLDNMLAAHARDPFEGPRKIVVAMGEMIERRDLETVAPSTCMQTEGTDA; encoded by the coding sequence ATGATCCCCGGCAGCGCATCGGCCAATTGCCGATGCTCAGCGCCGCCGAACAACACCTGGCGCTGCAAACCTGGAACGCCAGCGCCGCCGACTACCCCCCGTGACAGCGCCATCCACCAGTTGATCGAGGCCCAGGCCGCCCGCACCCCGGATGCGCTGGCGTTGGTGTTTGATGGGCAATCGCTGACCTTTGCCCAGCTCAACCAGCAGGCCAACCGCCTGGCTCATCGCCTGATCGAAAGCGGTGTGGGCCCGGATGTGCTGGTGGGCATTGCGGTGCAGCGCAGTGTTGACCTGGTGGTCGGGCTGCTGGCGATTCTCAAGGCCGGCGGCGCCTATATCCCGCTGGATCCGGCGTACCCCGAGGATCGCCTGGCCTACATGATGCAAGACAGCGGCCTGGCCCTGCTGCTGACCCAGGCACCGTTGCTCGCGCGCTTGCCGATCCCGGCCGGGGTCACTTCGCTGGCCCTGGACCAGCCGGGTGCGTGGCTCGATGGCTACAGCGTGGAAAACCCGCTGCCGCGCAGCACCGCCGAACACTTGGCCTATGTGATTTACACCTCCGGCTCCACGGGTAAACCCAAAGGGGTGATGGTGCGCCATGGCGCCCTGACCAATTTCGTGTGCAGCATGGCCCGCCAGCCGGGGCTGGACGCCCATGATCGGTTGCTGTCGCTGACCACCTTTTCGTTCGACATTTTCGGCCTGGAAATCTACGGGCCGCTGCTGGTCGGCGCCACCCTGATGTTGACCGGGCAGGACATCAATCTCGACCCGCAAGCCTTGCTCACCCTGGTCAAACAGCAGCGCATCAGCGTGTTGCAAGCCACGCCTTCCACGTGGCGCATGCTGCTCGATCACCCCCAGGCCGATGCCCTCAAGGGCTGCAAGCTATTGTGCGGCGGCGAAGCACTGCCCCTGGAGCTGGCGACCCGCCTTTTGGCGCACTCGCCCCAGGTGTGGAACCTCTACGGGCCGACCGAAACCACCATCTGGTCGGCGCAGTACCCACTCGCGCCAACCCAGCCACAGCCGTGGCTCGGCGGGCCGATTGCCAATACCCGCCTGTCTATCCTCGACGATAACCTGGCACCGGTAGCGGTCGGGGTCACCGGCGAGTTGTTGATTGGCGGCGACGGCCTGGCGCGGGGTTATTTCCAGCGCCCGGCACTCACCGCCGAGCGCTTCCTGCCCGATCCATTCGGCGCTCCCGGTGCGCGCCTGTATCGCAGCGGCGACCTGGCGCGCTACCGCGCGGATGGGGTGATCGAGTACATCGGTCGGGTGGATCACCAGGTGAAGATCCGTGGGTTGCGGATCGAACTGGGGGAAATTGAAGCGCGTTTGCTGGAGCAACCGCAGGTGCGCGAAGCGGCCGTGGTGGTGCGGGACGTCGCAGGCCATCCGCAGTTGGTGGCGTACGTGGTCGCCATGCAAACGGTGAGCGATGAGCAGGCTCTGCGTGACGCCTGCAAGCGTCAGCTCAAGGGCGACCTGCCGGAGTACATGGTGCCCAGCCATTGGATGTTCCTTGATAGCCTGCCGCTGACCCCCAACGGCAAGCTCGACCGCAAGGTGTTGCCGGCGCCGGATGCCAGTGCCTTGCAGCAGCACTACATCGCGCCGCGCAACGCTCTGGAGCAGCAGATCGCCGAGGTCTGGCAACAGGTGCTGGGCCTGGAGCAGGTGGGGGTGAGCGACAACTTCTTCGAGTTGGGCGGGCACTCGTTGCTGGCCACCCAGGTGATCGCGCGGCTCAAGCCCATCCTGGCCAGTAGCCCGGGTTTGCGTGACCTGTTCAATGCTCCGGTGCTGGAAGACTTTGCCGCCTTGCTGGCAAGTCGCTCGGCCGCGCCAGCGGCGCAGATTGCCTTGCACGCCCATGGCCCGCGCAGCACGGCGCCCTTGTCCCTGGCCCAACGCCGCTTGTGGGTAGCCGAGCAGTTTTCAGCCGGCAACGGCGCGTATGGCATGCCGTTGGCGTTGCGCTTGCGGGGCGAAGTCTCGGTGCCGTTGCTGATTGAAAGCCTCAAGTGCGTGGTGCAACGCCATGAGGTGCTGCGCACCGCTTATGTCGCCGACGATGACGGCGATCCCCTGGCGCTGATCGCGCCTGACGTGAATGTGGACTTCGCCCTGGTCGACCTGTCGCACATGGCCCGGATCGAACAGGAGGCCCAGGTCGCCCAGGCCACCCTGGACAACACCCGCCGCCCGATCAACCTGGCACAGGCGCCGTTGTTCCGTGGGCAGATCCTGCGCCTGGGCGCCTATGAACATGTGCTGCTGTATTCGATGCACCACATCATCTCCGATGGTTGGTCGATGGCGGTGCTGGTGGGTGAGCTGGTGCAGCACTACGCCGCGCTCAAGCAGGGGCGTGGCATCGATCTGCCGCCGCTGCCGGTGCAATACAGCGACTACGCCCAATGGCAGTTGGAGTTGGAACAGTCCGGGGTGTTGCAGCAACAGGCCGGCTACTGGAAGGACGCCCTGGCCGGTCACCCTGGGCAACTGCTGCTACCGACAGACTTTGCGCGGCCGCCGATGCCGTCCTTCGAGGGCTCCAGCGAGTCATTCAGCGTGCCGCCGGCGTTGGGCGAGGCACTGAAAAGCCTGTGCGCACGCCAGGGTGTCACGCCTTACACCACGTTGTTGGCCGCATTCCAGGTGTTGCTGCACCGCCTCAGCGCCAGCGACGACCTGCTGGTGGGCGCCGATGTGGCGGGGCGTCAGCATGCCGAGCTGGAAGGCCTGATTGGTTTCTTCGTCAACATCCTGCCCCTGCGTTCGCGCTTCGACGCCAAGGCGCGGTTCAGCGATTTCCTCGCTGCTGCCCGGGAAACCACGCTTACGGCCTTCGAGCACCAGGACCTGCCCCTGGACATGATCGCCGAAGCCAGCAACGTGCCGCGTCACAAGGGCTTCAACCCCTTGGTGCAAGTGCTGTTCGTGATGAACAACCTGCCAGTGCACAGTGCGGGCTTGGCCGACATTGCGGTGGAAATGGTGCCCAGCCTGGGCGGTTATTCCAAGTTCGATATGGCGCTGTTTATCGACGAAGAGGACGGGCAGTGGCAAGGCACCTGGCAGTACGCCAATGACTTATTCAAACAAGAGCGCATCACCGAACTTGTGAGCGCCTGGATGGGAATTCTTCAACAGATTGTCATGGATCCAGACATCCGATTAGGGGACATCATCATGCCGTCGAATACCGCTGTTGCTCCTGCTGCACCTGCCAGCCCGAAGGCCGACAAGCTGGGCAAGTTCCTCAAGAAGCCGTCGAGCCCGGTGGCCAGGGCCCCGTTGCCGGTCATGCGTGAATCGCTGTTGAACGCCGACCAGGTGTTCCCGTTGCTGATGGAGCCCAACGATTCGGGGCTCGACCTGGTGACCTGGGTCCAGGCCAATCGCGCCCTGGTCGAAGAGAAACTCGCTCGGCACGCGGGGATCCTGTTCCGTGGCTTTGCCATGCGCGACATCCACGACTTCGAGGCCTTTGCCGAAGCGGTCCAGCCGGGCCTGTACGGCCAGTACGGCGACTTGCCGAAGAAAGAGGGCGGCAAGAACACCTACCGCTCCACGCCTTACCCGGAAAAGAAAATGATCCTGTTCCACAACGAGAGCTCGCACCAGGATCGTTGGCCGCGCAAGCAACTGTTCTTCTGTGAACAACCGTCGCCCGTGGGCGGGGCCACGCCGGTGGTCGATTGCCGGCTGATGTACCAGCGCCTACCGCAGGCGTTGCGCGATACCTTCGAGAGCAAGGGCCTGCTGTATGTGCGCACCTTCGCCGACAAGCTCGACGTGTCCTGGCAGCACTTCTTCAAGACTGAAGATCGTGCCCAGGTCGAGCAGCGCTGCGCCCTGGCCGGTATCCAGTGGACCTGGCTGGACAACGACGAGCTGCAAATCCGTACCCCGTGCCCGGCGATCATCACTCACCCGACCACCGGCGAAAAAACCTTCTTCAACCAGGTGCAACTGCACCATATCTACTGCCTGGACCCCGACGTGCGCGATGACCTGCTGGGCCTGTTCGGCGCCGAGCGCATGCCGCGCCACGTGTATTACGGCGACGGCAGCCCGATTGAAGACGCGGTGATGCAGCAACTGGGCGAACTCTACGAGGCCTGCGCGGTGCGCTTTGACTGGCGCAAGGGCGACGTGATCCTGCTGGACAACATGCTCGCCGCCCACGCCCGCGACCCTTTTGAAGGCCCGCGCAAAATCGTCGTGGCCATGGGCGAAATGATCGAACGGCGCGACCTGGAAACGGTAGCGCCCTCCACATGTATGCAAACGGAAGGGACTGACGCATGA